Proteins co-encoded in one Candidatus Omnitrophota bacterium genomic window:
- a CDS encoding helix-turn-helix transcriptional regulator, whose translation MAEINKKVGNNIKLFRKRKGWSQEQLAFEADLHRAYIGQIERGEKNIGLQNLKKIAEALNTDVKKLF comes from the coding sequence ATGGCAGAGATTAATAAGAAAGTGGGCAATAATATAAAGCTGTTCCGTAAAAGAAAAGGCTGGTCTCAAGAACAGCTTGCTTTTGAAGCAGATCTCCATAGGGCATATATAGGCCAGATTGAGAGAGGAGAGAAAAATATAGGTTTGCAAAACTTAAAAAAGATAGCTGAAGCTTTAAATACAGATGTGAAAAAATTATTTTAA
- a CDS encoding HaeIII family restriction endonuclease, with amino-acid sequence MPKENVSDRNGRALEYKIIDFLCSGNSNFKVTLTDQAKVAQGRDKQKYLKLSDKLKESYIKAASIIHNWLLSIIKEKEVLIDRLSDNSAKKGDVTDIRISWKDQGVNLSIKHNHSALKHQRPPTTVMRCGYAKDCQEDIGFRKEYKKIVDNFLIKSKRDLPGASLFSELLTINEEYINDNIYFPVCSLVAETIKKSCISPRNTEALFNFLIGSVGFYKIIDRNHEITILDFTHIKIPKKVDVRLRDKSYVDLDFSNGCKIAMRLHNASSRLGRSLKFDTQAIDLPDVQEIIIKKIKT; translated from the coding sequence ATGCCTAAAGAAAATGTTTCTGATCGTAATGGCAGGGCTCTGGAATATAAAATTATAGATTTTTTATGCAGCGGAAACTCCAATTTTAAAGTTACTTTAACAGATCAAGCAAAAGTAGCTCAAGGAAGAGACAAACAGAAATATTTAAAATTATCAGACAAGTTGAAGGAAAGCTATATAAAAGCTGCCTCTATTATACATAATTGGCTTTTAAGCATAATTAAAGAAAAGGAAGTCTTAATCGATAGATTAAGTGATAATTCGGCTAAAAAAGGCGATGTAACTGATATTCGTATTAGTTGGAAGGATCAAGGAGTTAATCTTTCTATAAAACATAACCACTCGGCTCTTAAGCACCAGCGTCCACCTACTACTGTTATGCGGTGTGGTTATGCTAAAGATTGTCAAGAGGATATAGGATTCCGTAAAGAATATAAAAAAATAGTAGATAACTTTCTAATTAAAAGCAAAAGAGATCTACCAGGAGCATCTCTTTTTAGCGAGCTATTAACTATTAATGAAGAATATATAAACGATAATATTTATTTTCCAGTATGCAGTTTGGTTGCAGAAACAATTAAAAAATCATGTATATCGCCGCGTAATACTGAAGCATTATTTAATTTTCTTATAGGGTCGGTAGGGTTCTATAAGATAATAGATAGAAATCATGAGATAACAATATTAGATTTTACACATATTAAGATTCCTAAAAAAGTAGATGTTCGGCTGAGAGATAAAAGCTATGTTGATCTGGATTTTTCTAATGGCTGTAAGATAGCGATGAGATTGCATAATGCATCTTCGCGTTTAGGGCGTAGCCTTAAATTTGATACTCAAGCTATTGATTTGCCCGATGTTCAAGAGATAATAATTAAAAAAATAAAGACATAA
- a CDS encoding very short patch repair endonuclease, with amino-acid sequence MLYKFKTSAKRSDLMRKIKSVKTTPEVLFQKALRKEGIRFKTNYRKLPGSPDIAITSKKVAVFIDGEFWHGYNWEEKRKKIKANRAYWIPKIEKNIVRDKNNSKELYKDGWKVVRFWQQQIIKDTPKCIKKIKMVVEK; translated from the coding sequence ATGTTGTATAAATTTAAAACTTCCGCGAAAAGATCGGATTTAATGCGGAAAATAAAAAGCGTAAAAACAACCCCCGAGGTTTTATTTCAAAAAGCGCTTCGCAAAGAAGGCATTAGATTTAAAACTAATTATCGCAAACTTCCTGGCAGCCCGGATATTGCGATAACTAGTAAAAAAGTCGCCGTATTTATAGACGGAGAATTTTGGCACGGCTATAATTGGGAAGAGAAAAGGAAGAAGATAAAAGCCAATAGGGCATATTGGATACCTAAGATTGAAAAGAATATCGTAAGGGATAAAAATAATAGCAAAGAATTATATAAAGATGGCTGGAAGGTAGTCAGGTTTTGGCAGCAACAAATAATTAAGGATACGCCAAAGTGTATAAAGAAAATCAAAATGGTAGTGGAAAAATAA